From a single Oreochromis niloticus isolate F11D_XX linkage group LG3, O_niloticus_UMD_NMBU, whole genome shotgun sequence genomic region:
- the LOC100709719 gene encoding uncharacterized protein LOC100709719 translates to MTHLIFVVYLIRVCVGITAQGAELHSSLHQETDFVSADIGDEVTLHCSYEGEAARLYWYKQTLGQKPRLISTYYRYEGNGIFYNEFKSNPRFTLVTGISKNHLKITDLCVSDSAIYYCATSFTFILEFTKETYLNVKGSSLDIQTFVLQSVSEPIQPGGSVTLNCSVHTGTCEEDHKVYWFKDSEESHPGLIYTHGGRNDQCKKKSQAQAHTCVYSLPMKNLNVSHVGSYYCAVALCGRLLFGNGTKLNVEDEGDTLLLLYFWRGVSAFTSILSVLLASLMCVMSKKNSSTYTDSPAKNSPFFKANGDQEGGYLYFKPLRDMKMNRSEMQMDNTWSKCVYSGVKHFDGRGLPGDFNLSLRHVTRQSQSCVDCCTEEGDKMKMSFVNVFLLCSLCAAQLSEVSQPDSLKTVKIGHSATIKCFIKSASTKTVWYKVTTGRKLQLVVKTDSYYNVREFSDEFVNRSSVKSDMTNNHLTINKTSWEDVGTYFCGVLHISEVQFGSGTFLMLTGAKTISDSVVQQPESKSVRSGDSVTLSCSLHSAQCTAELTSFMWLKNSDHSAPEMIYCSDNKNNISQRTDRGRTTCVYNFVIRSRDDAGVYYCAVNACGQILLGNGTKIGINYEINDHKSFCVCERTLFCTIIIIVMGVYLAFAVFMIKFHSGLSPLSKVRGEENLKIKRSNEQRDGIWSECVYSRVKLH, encoded by the exons ATGACACATTTAATATTTGTAGTTTATCTGATACGTGTGTGCGTAGGAATAACAG CTCAGGGAGCTGAACTGCACTCATCTCTTCATCAAGAGACTGATTTTGTTTCTGCTGACATTGGTGACGAAGTAACTCTGCACTGTTCCTACGAAGGTGAAGCTGCAAGACTTTACTGGTACAAACAAACTCTGGGACAAAAACCAAGGCTCATCTCTACCTACTACAGATATGAGGGAAATGGCATATTTTATAATGAATTCAAAAGTAATCCACGCTTTACGTTAGTTACTGGCATCAGTAAAAATCACTTGAAAATAACAGACCTGTGTGTCTCAGATTCAGCTATTTACTACTGCGCAACAagctttacttttattttagagtttacCAAAGAAACATATCTCAATGTAAAAGGTTCCAGTTTGGACATCCAGACTTTTGTCCTACAATCAGTATCTGAGCCCATCCAGCCAGGAGGCTCTGTGACTCTGAACTGTTCAGTCCACACTGGAACCTGTGAGGAAGACCACAAGGTCTACTGGTTCAAAGACTCTGAAGAATCTCATCCAGGGCTCATTTACACCCATGGAGGCAGGAATGATCAGTGCAAGAAGAAATCACAGGCACAAGCACACACCTGTGTGTACAGCCTGCCAATGAAGAACTTGAATGTCTCTCATGTTGGGTCCTACTACTGCGCTGTTGCTTTGTGTGGACGTTTACTGTTTGGTAATGGGACCAAGCTGAATGTTGAGG ATGAAGGGGACACCCTTCTCTTGTTGTATTTCTGGAGGGGGGTTTCAGCTTTCACCAGCATCCTGAGTGTTTTACTGGCTTCCTTAATGTGCGTGATGAGcaagaaaaacagcagcacatacACAG ATTCTCCAGCAAAAAACTCCCCCTTTTTCAAAGCAAAT GGTGACCAAGAAGGAGGCTACCTGTATTTCAAACCTTTGAGGGACATGAAGATGAACAGATCAGAAATGCAGATGGACAACACCTGGAGTAAATGTGTCTATTCTGGTGTAAAGCA CTTTGATGGCAGGGGGCTGCCAGGGGACTTCAATCTCTCTCTACGCCACGTTACTCGACAGAGCCAATCAT GTGTGGACTGCTGTACTGAAGAAGGAGACAAGATGAAGATGTCCTTTGTGAATGTTTTCCTGCTCTGCTCTTTGT GTGCAGCACAGTTAAGTGAAGTCTCTCAGCCTGACTCTTTGAAAACAGTGAAGATTGGCCACTCAGCTACTATTAAATGCTTCATAAAGAGCGCATCAACAAAAACTGTGTGGTACAAGGTGACTACAGGGAGGAAACTACAGCTGGTGGTAAAAACCGATTCTTACTATAATGTGAGAGAGTTCAGTGATGAATTTGTTAACCGTTCTTCAGTTAAATCTGACATGACTAACAATCATCTGAccataaataaaacatcatgGGAAGATGTTGGAACATACTTCTGTGGAGTCTTACACATAAGTGAGGTTCAGTTTGGGTCAGGAACATTTCTGATGTTGACAG GTGCAAAGACAATCAGCGATTCTGTCGTCCAGCAGCCAGAATCAAAGTCAGTGAGGTCCGGAGACTCTGTGACTCTCAGCTGTTCTCTTCACTCTGCTCAATGCACAGCAGAACTCACTAGTTTCATGTGGCTGAAAAACTCGGATCATTCTGCTCCAGAGATGATTTATTGCTCTGACAATAAGAACAACATCTCCCAGAGAACTGACAGAGGACGAACTACCTGCGTGTACAACTTTGTCATCAGGAGCCGGGATGACGCTGGGGTCTACTACTGTGCCGTCAATGCATGTGGACAAATACTGCTTGGAAATGGGACCAAGATTGGTATTAATT ATGAGATCAATGATCACAAGAGTTTTTGCGTCTGTGAGAGAACCCTGTTTtgcaccatcatcatcatcgttatGGGTGTTTATCTGGCTTTCGCTGTGTTCATGATCA AGTTTCACTCAGGACTTTCACCTCTGTCCAAG GTTCGAGGTGAAGAAAACCTCAAAATCAAGAGATCAAATGAACAGAGAGATGGTATCtggagtgaatgtgtgtactccAGGGTGAAGCTACACTGA
- the LOC100695848 gene encoding immunoglobulin kappa light chain, translating to MNRKILSIQVTDLNMMISPPSVFYLMLLFFGEMAQKSHQLSSVRQDKGFISTNVGESVTLQCFYEGEVVARFYWYKQTLGERPRLISSFYSYDKNGTFYDECENNPRFTLSTEKAQNHLMITDLQVSDSATYFCASSFSVSFEFAEGITVSVKGSALNSRPLIQQSASKPIQAGGSVTLNCTVQTGTCDEEHSVYWFKDSGESHSGLIYSHGGRNDECERKPKKHTNTCVYSLPMKNLDVSHVGIYYCAVASCGHMLFGNGTKLDFGSGDFSSLGVFLNCCLGIHHSPDLYTGFLTLWYKQTAVYRIECKIFSFLYNKLREL from the exons ATGAACAGAAAGATTCTTTCCATTCAAGTCACGGATTTGAACATGATGATATCGCCACCATCTGTTTTCTATTTGATGCTTTTGTTCTTTGGGGAAATGG CTCAGAAGAGTCATCAGCTCTCGTCTGTTCGTCAAGACAAAGGGTTTATATCCACTAATGTCGGGGAGAGTGTAACTTTGCAGTGTTTCTACGAAGGTGAAGTGGTAGCAAGGTTTTACTGGTATAAGCAAACACTAGGAGAGAGGCCAAGGCTCATTTCTAGCTTCTATTCATATGATAAAAATGGTACTTTCTATGATGAATGTGAGAACAATCCACGCTTCACACTGTCTACTGAAAAAGCTCAAAATCATTTGATGATCACAGATCTACAGGTTTCAGACTCAGCTACTTATTTCTGTGCAAGTAGCTTTTCGGTAAGTTTTGAATTTGCAGAAGGAATCACTGTGAGTGTTAAAGGTTCAGCTTTGAACAGCCGGCCTTTAATTCAGCAGTCTGCATCTAAGCCCATCCAGGCAGGAGGCTCTGTGACTCTGAACTGTACAGTACAGACTGGGACCTGTGATGAAGAACACAGTGTTTACTGGTTCAAAGACTCTGGAGAGTCTCATTCAGGACTCATTTACAGCCATGGAGGCAGGAATGATGAGTGTGAGAGGaaaccaaagaaacacacaaacacctgtGTGTACAGCCTGCCAATGAAGAACCTGGATGTTTCTCATGTTGGGATCTACTACTGTGCTGTTGCCTCATGTGGACACATGCTGTTTGGAAACGGGACCAAGCTGGACTTTGG CTCAGGAGACTTTTCTTCTCTCggtgtatttcttaattgctgCCTTGGCATTCACCACAGTCCTGATCTTTATACTGGCTTCCTTACTTTATGGTATAAGCAGACGGCAGTGTACAG gatcgAATGCAAGATTTTCAGCTTCCTCTATAACAAACTCAGAG AATTGTGA